In a genomic window of Microbacterium amylolyticum:
- a CDS encoding sugar ABC transporter substrate-binding protein, producing MTVKKKGRVFAAVALATTLGLAGCGNGDPAPGNGDAAGSGDQGGASAALTVWVDAERLDALQDAADAYSESTGVTVNLVGKDTADIKDDFIQQVPTGEGPDIAMGAHDWLGELATNGVVAPLELGESAGDYLPVAIDAATYDGTVYLLPYAVENIAVLRNQELVPERPTDFDDMIAKGEAAGLDRPFVVEQGAEGNPYHLYPFQTAFGAPVFGTDDAGYNADDLQLGNAGGEEFAEWLSSQGRGGSGVFNTDIDGDLAKQSFLDGTSAFWLTGPWNVGSAVDAGIDVAIDTVPSPTGDAASPFAGVKGFIVSSESNNKVAATDFLVNYIGTEDAQVALYESGQILPALESAAETASADPIIAGFAEVGLEAVPMPAIPAMGAVWEFWGVAQAEIINGADPVERWQKLATDVENALN from the coding sequence ATGACGGTGAAGAAGAAGGGCCGCGTTTTCGCGGCCGTCGCGCTCGCGACAACTCTCGGCCTCGCAGGCTGCGGCAACGGCGACCCCGCACCGGGTAACGGCGACGCCGCCGGCTCCGGCGACCAGGGCGGCGCCAGCGCCGCGCTGACCGTATGGGTCGACGCCGAACGCCTCGATGCCCTGCAGGACGCAGCTGACGCATACTCAGAATCGACGGGCGTCACCGTGAACCTGGTCGGCAAGGACACCGCCGACATCAAGGACGACTTCATCCAGCAGGTGCCGACGGGCGAAGGCCCCGACATCGCCATGGGCGCACACGACTGGCTCGGCGAGCTCGCCACCAACGGTGTCGTCGCCCCGCTCGAACTCGGTGAGTCCGCTGGCGACTACCTTCCCGTGGCGATCGACGCAGCCACGTACGACGGCACCGTCTACCTGCTCCCGTACGCGGTGGAGAACATCGCCGTTCTGCGCAACCAGGAGCTCGTCCCCGAGCGGCCCACCGACTTCGACGACATGATCGCCAAGGGTGAGGCCGCTGGCCTCGACCGTCCGTTCGTCGTTGAGCAGGGCGCAGAGGGCAACCCCTACCACCTGTACCCCTTCCAGACCGCGTTCGGCGCTCCCGTCTTCGGAACGGACGACGCCGGCTACAACGCTGACGACCTGCAGCTGGGCAACGCCGGCGGCGAGGAATTCGCCGAGTGGCTGTCCAGCCAGGGCCGCGGTGGCTCCGGTGTCTTCAACACCGACATCGATGGCGACCTCGCCAAGCAGTCGTTCCTCGACGGCACATCGGCCTTCTGGCTGACGGGACCCTGGAACGTCGGTAGCGCTGTGGACGCCGGCATCGATGTCGCCATTGACACGGTTCCGAGCCCCACGGGTGACGCCGCATCGCCGTTCGCCGGTGTGAAGGGCTTCATCGTCTCGTCCGAGTCGAACAACAAGGTCGCCGCAACCGACTTCCTTGTCAACTACATCGGCACCGAAGACGCACAGGTCGCCCTGTACGAGTCGGGCCAGATCCTTCCCGCCCTCGAGTCGGCCGCCGAAACGGCATCGGCTGACCCGATCATCGCCGGCTTCGCCGAGGTGGGGCTGGAAGCAGTTCCCATGCCCGCCATCCCCGCCATGGGTGCTGTGTGGGAGTTCTGGGGAGTTGCCCAGGCTGAAATCATCAACGGCGCCGATCCCGTGGAGCGCTGGCAGAAGCTCGCCACGGACGTCGAAAACGCCCTGAACTAG
- a CDS encoding ABC transporter substrate-binding protein, with protein sequence MKRPFTRPITILAGIGVATLTLTSCTGGGSGEYDPDAEVALTFTWWGNDDRAERYQTLIDAFNEEHPNIRINGSFSDFPSYWEKRQTEAAGGGLPDVWQFSDSYLRQYAENNLLVDLGTLSEYVTTDAIEEGLLGTGQLEGTQYSLPLGYSTWAVFLNDDILAEYDIEPYAGGTSFEEYSQWMADVTEATGGEVFGGTDYTQRIQNFENVLRASGGNLYTEDGELGFTEEQLADFWEMGAADRDGAVVPQQRLEESFPVSGFGANLTASEASWSNFIASYLGDSGASSITMAAPPTDVAGSADLYQQAGLQMAVSANSEHPEAAAIFLDFVVNSPEAGEIFGTSLGFPASQTKLDGATLEGADLQVAEFLASVEDRIGAAPPAPVVGYGSLEQKFWDIGKEIGLGTLTVDAAVDQFFAESRVILTD encoded by the coding sequence ATGAAGCGACCGTTCACGCGCCCGATCACGATCCTCGCGGGGATCGGTGTCGCCACTCTCACCCTCACCTCCTGCACGGGAGGGGGGTCCGGAGAGTACGACCCCGACGCCGAGGTTGCTCTGACCTTCACCTGGTGGGGCAACGACGATCGTGCGGAGCGCTACCAGACACTCATCGACGCCTTCAACGAAGAGCACCCGAACATCCGCATCAACGGATCGTTCAGTGACTTCCCCTCGTACTGGGAGAAGCGACAGACCGAAGCTGCCGGCGGCGGCCTTCCCGACGTGTGGCAGTTCTCCGACAGCTACCTGCGCCAGTACGCCGAGAACAACCTGCTCGTCGACCTCGGCACGCTCAGCGAGTACGTCACGACGGACGCGATCGAAGAGGGCCTGCTCGGAACGGGCCAGCTCGAGGGCACGCAGTACTCGCTGCCCCTCGGCTACAGCACGTGGGCTGTGTTCCTGAACGACGACATCCTGGCCGAGTACGACATCGAGCCCTACGCCGGCGGCACCAGCTTCGAGGAATACTCGCAGTGGATGGCCGATGTGACCGAAGCAACGGGCGGAGAGGTGTTCGGCGGCACGGACTACACGCAGCGCATCCAGAACTTCGAGAACGTTCTGCGCGCCTCGGGTGGAAACCTCTACACGGAGGACGGCGAGCTCGGATTCACCGAAGAGCAGCTGGCCGACTTCTGGGAGATGGGCGCGGCCGACCGCGACGGCGCCGTCGTCCCGCAGCAGCGCCTCGAAGAGTCCTTCCCCGTTTCGGGCTTCGGCGCGAACCTCACCGCCAGCGAGGCCAGCTGGAGCAACTTCATCGCTAGCTATCTCGGCGACTCCGGCGCATCGAGCATCACGATGGCCGCCCCACCGACGGACGTTGCCGGCTCGGCGGACCTGTACCAGCAGGCAGGCCTGCAGATGGCCGTCTCTGCGAACAGCGAGCACCCGGAGGCCGCGGCGATCTTCCTGGACTTCGTCGTCAACAGCCCCGAGGCGGGCGAGATCTTCGGCACATCCCTCGGCTTCCCTGCCTCGCAGACCAAGCTCGATGGCGCCACACTCGAGGGCGCGGACCTGCAGGTTGCCGAGTTCCTCGCGTCGGTCGAAGACCGCATCGGAGCCGCGCCCCCCGCGCCCGTTGTGGGCTACGGCTCGCTCGAGCAGAAGTTCTGGGACATCGGCAAGGAAATCGGCCTTGGAACCCTCACGGTTGACGCTGCCGTCGACCAGTTCTTCGCGGAATCACGCGTGATTCTCACCGATTGA
- a CDS encoding LacI family DNA-binding transcriptional regulator, whose product MSIATVSNALNQPDRVSEPLRERVRASVAHLGYIPMPAARQLRAGRSGLIGMTVINISNPYFAALIDGAEGAASDAGMRVLAANSHDDAIRERDHLGLFESVQVEGALVSPFGDTRAQLERLRRHGIPVVLVDATDPEHSSVAFDNLAGGRIAAEHVIARGRRRVLFLGARDELHQVRERAQGVRDALAEAGLELETRRVPHTDPAAGRAAGAEIAAAAQRPDAIICSNDHLAMGLVRALVDGGIRVPEDIAVVGYDDTELAEVAAVPLTAVRQPATAIGRRAAELLIARISDPHTPREALVFPPALSVRASTGG is encoded by the coding sequence GTGTCGATCGCGACCGTATCGAACGCATTGAATCAGCCTGATCGTGTCAGCGAACCGCTTCGCGAACGCGTTCGCGCGTCCGTCGCCCACCTCGGCTACATCCCGATGCCCGCCGCGCGGCAGCTGCGCGCCGGGCGCAGTGGTCTCATCGGCATGACGGTCATCAACATCTCGAACCCCTACTTCGCCGCGCTGATCGACGGGGCGGAGGGCGCCGCATCGGATGCCGGAATGCGCGTTCTCGCGGCGAACAGTCACGACGACGCGATTCGTGAGCGCGATCACCTCGGGCTCTTCGAGTCCGTTCAAGTCGAAGGCGCTTTGGTATCGCCGTTTGGCGATACCCGTGCGCAGCTGGAACGACTGCGGCGCCACGGTATTCCCGTTGTGCTTGTCGATGCCACCGACCCGGAACACTCCTCGGTGGCATTCGACAACCTGGCGGGAGGCCGAATCGCGGCCGAGCACGTAATCGCCCGTGGACGACGGCGCGTTCTCTTCCTGGGCGCCCGCGACGAGCTCCACCAGGTGCGCGAACGCGCGCAGGGCGTGCGCGATGCGCTTGCTGAAGCCGGCCTCGAGCTGGAGACGCGTCGTGTTCCGCATACCGATCCGGCGGCAGGGCGCGCCGCCGGAGCAGAGATCGCCGCGGCGGCGCAACGCCCCGACGCGATCATTTGCTCCAACGACCACCTGGCGATGGGTCTCGTGCGTGCCCTCGTCGACGGCGGGATCCGCGTGCCCGAGGACATCGCTGTTGTGGGCTATGACGACACCGAGCTGGCGGAGGTTGCCGCCGTTCCGCTGACGGCAGTCCGCCAGCCCGCAACGGCCATTGGGCGTCGTGCCGCGGAACTCCTGATCGCGCGTATTAGCGACCCGCACACCCCGCGCGAAGCGCTGGTCTTCCCGCCGGCGCTGTCGGTGCGGGCGTCAACCGGCGGGTAG
- a CDS encoding Gfo/Idh/MocA family protein produces the protein MPIRVVVVGAGAIARGQHLPSLLALGDRVDVIAVCDVNADAAEATAREFGIRRSSSDLAELLTSERPDLVTLATPPVAHRDAAIAALGAGAWVLSEKPPTLSLADYDRISTHESEGGPFASYIFQHRFGSAAERLRQLIADGTLGRPLVARCDTLWYRDADYFAVPWRGRWESEGGGPTMGHGIHQMDLLLSLLGDWTDVSAVMSNLARDTETEDVSMAAVRFASGAMCSIANSLVSPRETSVIRIDFEHATVEVEHLYGYDNAHWTWTPAPHVDPAVAATWAPTENVPSDSHAPLFAHVIDCMERGERPRASGADGRRVMELAAGMYKSALQGRSVSRDELTPGDDFYASMAGADPAAATAQIHAGTIRSSAHEVTHG, from the coding sequence ATGCCCATTCGCGTCGTTGTCGTCGGAGCAGGAGCCATCGCTCGCGGGCAACACCTGCCCAGCCTCCTCGCCTTAGGCGACCGCGTTGACGTCATCGCCGTGTGCGATGTCAACGCCGACGCCGCGGAGGCCACCGCGCGCGAGTTCGGCATCCGCCGCTCGTCGTCTGACCTCGCTGAGCTCCTCACAAGCGAACGCCCCGACCTCGTGACGCTGGCCACGCCTCCCGTCGCGCACCGCGACGCCGCGATCGCCGCACTGGGCGCGGGCGCATGGGTGCTGTCAGAAAAACCACCGACCCTCTCGCTGGCCGACTACGACCGCATCTCGACGCACGAGAGCGAAGGCGGCCCCTTCGCGAGCTACATCTTCCAGCACCGCTTCGGCTCCGCCGCCGAACGCCTGCGGCAGCTGATCGCCGACGGAACGCTCGGACGCCCCCTCGTCGCACGGTGCGACACCCTCTGGTACCGCGACGCCGACTATTTCGCGGTTCCGTGGCGCGGCCGATGGGAATCCGAAGGCGGCGGGCCGACCATGGGGCATGGCATCCACCAGATGGACCTCCTCCTGTCGCTTCTGGGCGACTGGACCGACGTCTCTGCCGTGATGTCGAACCTGGCCCGCGACACCGAAACGGAAGACGTCTCGATGGCCGCCGTGCGGTTCGCCTCCGGGGCGATGTGCTCGATCGCCAACAGCCTCGTCTCTCCGCGGGAAACCAGCGTGATCCGCATCGACTTCGAACACGCCACCGTCGAGGTCGAGCACCTCTATGGGTACGACAACGCGCACTGGACGTGGACACCCGCGCCGCACGTGGACCCCGCCGTCGCCGCCACATGGGCCCCCACCGAAAACGTTCCGAGCGACTCCCACGCACCCCTGTTCGCACACGTGATCGACTGCATGGAGCGCGGAGAGCGCCCGCGGGCAAGCGGAGCGGACGGACGCCGGGTGATGGAACTCGCCGCGGGCATGTACAAGTCGGCGCTGCAGGGACGCTCCGTCTCACGCGACGAACTCACACCGGGTGACGATTTCTATGCGTCGATGGCGGGAGCCGACCCGGCCGCCGCAACCGCACAAATTCACGCCGGAACGATCAGGTCCTCGGCACACGAGGTGACCCATGGCTGA
- a CDS encoding LacI family DNA-binding transcriptional regulator — protein sequence MNIDEVAHAAGVSTATVSRALSGRGSVSPATREKVVEAARNLGYVVSQAASTLASGRNRNVGIVVPFLDRWFFTNVLAGAQERLMHAGYDITLYNLAGRGDERRIVLENFLPRQRVDAVIAVSLELTECEVTRLRELGKPIVGVGGPIEGVRTLALDDIAASRLATEHLLSLGHTRIAHIGGDAASDRDFHMPLKRRRGYEQALRTAGIDLDEHMVGGADFTVQGSYRVAKLLLGRPQRPTAIFAASDEMAIGAILAAQDLGLSVPQDVSIIGIDDHDTAEFFGLTTIAHYPRAQGALAVDILLAQIEPNAAEPPAETPLPFDLIVRRTTSRPRPEQG from the coding sequence GTGAACATCGATGAAGTTGCCCACGCTGCGGGAGTGTCGACGGCAACGGTGTCACGGGCGCTGTCCGGCCGGGGATCCGTTTCCCCCGCCACACGGGAAAAGGTCGTCGAAGCGGCCCGCAACCTCGGGTACGTCGTGTCACAGGCTGCGTCAACGCTAGCCAGCGGCCGCAACCGGAACGTCGGCATCGTCGTTCCCTTCCTCGACCGCTGGTTCTTCACCAATGTGTTGGCCGGGGCCCAGGAACGCCTGATGCACGCGGGATACGACATCACGCTCTATAACCTCGCCGGGCGCGGGGATGAGCGGCGCATCGTGCTCGAGAACTTCCTTCCCCGCCAACGCGTTGACGCGGTGATCGCCGTTTCCCTCGAACTCACGGAATGCGAAGTCACCCGTCTGCGCGAACTCGGGAAGCCGATCGTCGGCGTCGGCGGACCCATCGAAGGCGTTCGGACCCTCGCGCTCGATGACATCGCCGCATCGCGCCTGGCCACCGAGCACCTGCTCAGCCTCGGCCACACCCGTATTGCGCACATCGGTGGCGACGCGGCATCCGACCGCGACTTCCACATGCCGCTCAAGCGTCGGCGCGGCTACGAACAGGCGCTGCGCACCGCTGGCATCGATCTGGACGAGCACATGGTCGGCGGCGCCGACTTCACCGTGCAGGGCAGCTACCGCGTTGCCAAACTGCTCCTCGGACGCCCCCAGCGGCCAACGGCGATCTTCGCCGCATCAGACGAAATGGCGATCGGCGCAATACTCGCCGCGCAGGACCTCGGCCTTTCCGTGCCGCAGGACGTGTCGATCATCGGCATCGACGATCACGACACGGCGGAGTTCTTCGGGCTCACGACCATCGCTCACTATCCCCGCGCGCAGGGTGCCCTCGCCGTCGACATTCTGCTGGCACAGATCGAGCCCAATGCCGCAGAGCCTCCGGCAGAAACGCCCCTTCCCTTCGACCTCATCGTGCGGCGCACGACCTCACGGCCACGCCCGGAACAGGGATGA
- a CDS encoding PmoA family protein, with the protein MAEITIAREDEALTVTAGGTDIARYVFRDNADAFEGPKPFLHPLRTLSGAPITGYRPWDHRWHKGLQMTLTDVSGQNFWGGNTYVHGEGYLPLDNIGQIRHDEFTAVASGVEAHCDERLTWITRAGQEWLSEERQHRFHSVDRAGGTWALDMTSALVNVGGHELVLGSPTTLGRENAGYSGAFLRLTRSFAGGVVTTPDGEYRGAEADAVMGTQAPWLAFSGAHDEIDGGATVLAFAGTSTGQPPLRWFVRSEPFPVIAPSPTFSETIVLSPGDRLELSHRFVITDRIHSAPEIAALAARLTP; encoded by the coding sequence ATGGCTGAGATCACGATCGCGCGTGAGGACGAGGCACTCACCGTTACCGCGGGCGGAACCGACATCGCCCGGTACGTGTTCCGCGACAACGCCGACGCGTTCGAAGGGCCAAAACCGTTCCTGCACCCGCTGCGCACGCTGAGCGGCGCGCCCATCACGGGCTACCGCCCCTGGGACCACCGGTGGCACAAGGGTCTGCAGATGACCCTCACCGACGTGTCCGGGCAGAACTTCTGGGGCGGCAACACCTACGTCCACGGCGAGGGCTACCTGCCCCTCGACAACATCGGCCAGATCCGGCATGACGAGTTCACGGCGGTGGCCTCCGGCGTCGAGGCCCACTGCGATGAACGGTTGACCTGGATCACACGGGCGGGCCAGGAGTGGCTGTCGGAGGAACGGCAGCACCGCTTTCACAGCGTCGACCGCGCGGGCGGCACCTGGGCCCTCGACATGACCTCGGCGCTGGTCAACGTCGGCGGCCACGAGCTCGTGCTCGGCAGTCCGACAACGCTCGGCCGCGAGAACGCCGGCTATTCCGGTGCGTTCCTGCGGCTCACCCGCTCCTTCGCCGGCGGTGTGGTGACAACACCCGACGGCGAATACCGCGGCGCCGAGGCGGACGCCGTCATGGGAACACAGGCGCCATGGCTCGCCTTCTCCGGAGCGCACGACGAGATCGATGGTGGGGCCACCGTGCTCGCCTTCGCCGGAACATCGACCGGACAGCCACCGCTGCGCTGGTTCGTTCGATCCGAGCCGTTCCCCGTGATCGCACCATCGCCCACGTTCTCGGAGACGATCGTGCTATCCCCCGGCGACCGCCTCGAGCTCTCGCATCGCTTCGTGATCACCGATCGCATCCACAGCGCCCCGGAGATCGCCGCGCTCGCCGCACGCCTCACACCGTAG
- a CDS encoding rhamnogalacturonan acetylesterase, whose translation MTYHLAGDSTVAACPPEEWPMSGWGPHLSPHVDRPVRNLAFGGATTESFLESRWDELVSEVRADDTVVIQFGHNDQKQPQLLDSRGGYSDRLRRMVGDVHSRAANAVLCTSCERRWFDGDRVTPTHGDYPNAVRDLAAELAVPLIDLTAFTTWLYEDEGPEASVRLLSHFAPGEHDLWRDGLADDTHFHERGARRIAAFVGRQLRGIARLDGHDAPKGGALVH comes from the coding sequence ATGACGTATCACCTGGCGGGAGACTCCACCGTTGCTGCCTGCCCACCCGAGGAATGGCCCATGTCGGGGTGGGGTCCGCACCTCTCACCGCATGTCGATCGGCCCGTGCGCAATCTCGCATTCGGCGGCGCAACAACGGAGTCCTTTTTGGAATCCCGGTGGGACGAGCTTGTCAGCGAGGTGCGCGCCGACGACACCGTGGTGATCCAGTTCGGGCACAACGATCAAAAGCAGCCGCAGCTCCTCGATTCACGCGGGGGATACAGCGATCGTCTGCGGCGGATGGTGGGTGACGTGCACTCGCGGGCCGCGAATGCCGTGCTGTGCACCTCGTGTGAACGGCGCTGGTTCGATGGTGACCGAGTAACGCCAACGCACGGCGACTATCCGAACGCCGTCCGAGACCTCGCCGCCGAGCTGGCGGTGCCCCTCATCGACCTGACGGCGTTCACCACGTGGCTGTACGAGGACGAGGGGCCCGAAGCATCCGTGCGCCTTCTCAGCCATTTCGCCCCGGGTGAGCACGATCTCTGGCGCGATGGGCTCGCCGACGACACGCATTTCCATGAGCGCGGTGCGCGGCGTATCGCGGCCTTCGTTGGACGTCAGTTGCGCGGTATTGCACGGCTGGATGGCCACGACGCTCCGAAGGGCGGCGCGCTCGTCCACTGA
- a CDS encoding glycoside hydrolase family 13 protein: MTNEWWRSAVIYQIYPRSFSDASGDGVGDLAGITARLDSLHDLGVDVVWLSPFMTSPQKDAGYDVADYCDVDPLFGTLADFDRLLARAHELGIKVIVDLVPNHSSDQHPWFQQALTAEPGSPERARYMFRDGTGEGGNEPPNNWQSIFGGPAWTRLTNADGTPGQWYLHLFDSSQPDFDWRNDEVREEFLRILRFWLDRGADGFRVDVAHGLIKHPDLPDYTPPADGDSMGGNEPVPYWGQEGVHEVYREWRRLVDSYDGNRVLCAEAWLPTMQEISQWVRPDEMHQAFNFSYLMSEWDPTVLRDVIDESLRIFPGVGAPATWVLSNHDVIRHASRLALEANFPQGHGIGPRSEGKPNPRVGLRRARAATTLMLALPGSAYLYQGEELGLPEVIELPDDARRDPTWFRFSGERYGRDGCRVPLPWEAEQPAYGFSDSGESWLPQPAEWAELARDQQRGNPASTLEMYRTLLRLRREREMATGHLVWVDGYPDDAIAFRIGAVTVIANLGTAPLTLPEGARVLTTSGPLVGENLLPVDTAVWIELP, encoded by the coding sequence ATGACCAACGAATGGTGGCGCTCCGCCGTGATCTATCAGATCTATCCGCGCTCCTTCAGCGACGCATCGGGCGACGGCGTCGGCGACCTCGCCGGCATCACGGCCCGGCTTGATTCCCTCCACGACCTCGGTGTTGATGTCGTGTGGCTTTCTCCCTTTATGACGTCGCCCCAGAAGGACGCCGGATACGACGTTGCGGACTACTGCGACGTCGATCCCCTCTTCGGTACCCTCGCCGACTTCGACCGCCTCCTTGCCCGTGCGCACGAGCTCGGCATCAAGGTCATCGTTGACCTGGTTCCGAACCACTCCTCCGACCAGCACCCCTGGTTCCAGCAGGCGCTCACGGCCGAGCCCGGCAGCCCAGAACGCGCGCGGTACATGTTCCGCGACGGCACCGGTGAGGGCGGCAACGAACCTCCCAACAACTGGCAGTCGATCTTCGGCGGGCCCGCGTGGACGCGACTGACGAACGCCGATGGAACACCCGGCCAGTGGTACCTGCACCTGTTCGACTCCTCGCAGCCCGACTTCGACTGGCGCAACGACGAGGTGCGCGAAGAGTTCCTGCGCATCCTGCGCTTCTGGCTGGATCGCGGCGCGGACGGCTTCCGCGTAGATGTCGCCCACGGCCTGATCAAACACCCGGATCTTCCGGACTACACCCCGCCGGCCGACGGGGACTCGATGGGCGGCAACGAGCCCGTTCCGTACTGGGGCCAGGAAGGCGTGCACGAGGTCTACCGCGAATGGCGCCGCCTCGTGGACAGCTACGACGGCAACCGCGTGCTCTGCGCCGAGGCATGGCTGCCGACAATGCAGGAAATCTCGCAGTGGGTGCGCCCCGACGAGATGCACCAGGCGTTCAACTTCAGCTACCTCATGAGCGAGTGGGACCCCACGGTCTTGCGTGATGTGATCGATGAGTCGCTGCGCATCTTCCCCGGCGTCGGCGCGCCCGCCACCTGGGTCTTGTCGAACCACGACGTCATCCGTCACGCCTCACGGCTCGCCCTCGAGGCCAATTTCCCGCAGGGACACGGCATCGGACCGCGCTCCGAGGGGAAGCCCAACCCTCGCGTTGGCCTGCGCCGCGCCCGCGCCGCGACGACGCTCATGCTCGCACTTCCCGGCTCGGCATACCTCTACCAGGGTGAGGAGCTCGGCCTTCCCGAGGTCATTGAGTTGCCGGACGATGCGCGCCGCGACCCGACATGGTTCCGATTCTCCGGCGAGCGCTATGGCCGCGACGGATGCCGCGTCCCCCTGCCCTGGGAGGCCGAGCAGCCGGCATACGGTTTCAGTGATTCCGGCGAATCGTGGCTGCCGCAGCCCGCTGAATGGGCCGAACTGGCACGCGATCAGCAGCGCGGCAACCCTGCTTCGACACTCGAGATGTACCGCACGCTGCTGCGCCTGCGACGCGAACGCGAGATGGCAACAGGGCACCTCGTCTGGGTCGACGGCTACCCCGACGATGCCATTGCCTTCCGCATCGGCGCTGTCACGGTGATCGCCAACCTGGGTACCGCTCCGCTGACGCTGCCGGAGGGCGCGCGCGTCCTCACGACCAGCGGACCGCTCGTCGGTGAGAACCTGCTGCCGGTCGACACGGCCGTCTGGATCGAGCTGCCATAA
- a CDS encoding ABC transporter substrate-binding protein: protein MFRTKKTAAITAIAAIGGLTLAGCSSNTGGGAEPAEVDPDEQITLTMAFWGNDVRADLYNQAFDAFNEEYPNIQIQSSFLDFPAFWELRQTEAAGGGLPDVMQFDYSYLRQYAENGLLLDLTPYVGSIIDDEPLSDEILSIGQVADGMFGIPTSTNAWAMFLNPTTIEEIGVAPFAGGSWEDYAAWMKDAADTAAANGVDAFGGSDFTGRIQNFEVQQRAKGQDLFTEDGEPNFTEDDLREFWEQGSEVRTDGSVMPMQRNEELHPLGGFDIGAVASELTWDNFGAGYLANLGEGYDTLDLVAPPVTVEGATDLYLKPSMLHAIAANSDHPDAAATLVDFLINSPESGEIFGTNRGLPASATALEAATLDDFSQKIADYEASIEDRIGAAPPVPIVGYGTLEEKFRQLGEELGYGTTTVDAAVSQFFSEMNVILN, encoded by the coding sequence ATGTTCCGCACCAAGAAGACGGCCGCGATCACAGCCATCGCCGCTATCGGCGGTCTCACCCTCGCTGGGTGCTCCAGCAACACCGGAGGCGGCGCCGAGCCGGCCGAGGTCGACCCGGACGAGCAGATCACGCTCACCATGGCCTTCTGGGGCAACGATGTGCGCGCCGACCTGTACAACCAGGCTTTCGACGCCTTCAACGAGGAATACCCCAACATTCAGATCCAGAGCTCCTTCCTGGACTTCCCCGCATTCTGGGAGCTGCGCCAGACGGAAGCCGCCGGCGGCGGTCTGCCCGATGTGATGCAGTTCGATTACTCCTACCTGCGCCAGTACGCCGAGAACGGCCTGCTGCTGGATCTGACGCCGTATGTCGGAAGCATCATCGACGACGAACCGCTGTCGGACGAGATCCTCTCGATCGGACAGGTCGCCGACGGCATGTTCGGCATTCCCACCTCCACCAACGCCTGGGCGATGTTCCTGAACCCCACGACAATCGAGGAAATCGGCGTCGCGCCGTTCGCGGGCGGATCGTGGGAGGACTACGCCGCCTGGATGAAGGACGCTGCCGACACGGCCGCCGCAAACGGCGTCGACGCTTTCGGCGGGTCGGACTTCACCGGCCGCATCCAGAACTTCGAGGTGCAGCAGCGCGCCAAGGGCCAGGACCTCTTCACGGAGGACGGCGAGCCCAACTTCACCGAGGACGACCTGCGCGAGTTCTGGGAGCAGGGCTCTGAGGTTCGCACCGACGGCTCGGTGATGCCGATGCAGCGCAACGAAGAACTCCACCCTCTGGGCGGATTCGACATCGGCGCCGTGGCCAGCGAGCTCACGTGGGACAACTTCGGCGCCGGCTACCTCGCCAACCTGGGCGAGGGCTACGACACGCTCGACCTGGTCGCACCCCCGGTCACCGTCGAGGGCGCAACAGACCTGTACCTGAAGCCCTCGATGCTGCACGCGATTGCCGCCAACTCCGACCACCCCGACGCCGCGGCAACGCTGGTCGACTTCCTCATCAACAGCCCGGAGTCGGGCGAGATCTTCGGCACCAACCGCGGTCTTCCCGCGTCGGCAACGGCGCTCGAGGCAGCAACGCTCGATGACTTCAGCCAGAAGATCGCCGACTACGAGGCCTCGATCGAAGACCGCATCGGAGCCGCCCCGCCTGTGCCGATCGTCGGCTACGGCACCCTCGAAGAGAAGTTCCGTCAGCTGGGCGAAGAGCTGGGCTACGGCACGACCACGGTCGACGCCGCCGTCAGCCAGTTCTTCTCCGAGATGAACGTCATCCTCAACTAA